GCGATGCCGTGCATCGCTGATGGTGTACGCAGCATCTGAATCAAAAACGGGCCCGATCCTGTTGATCGGGCCCGTTTTTTCGTGGCTGTATCAGTCGAAGCGTCCGGTGGCGTGGGCCAGCATCGTGTAGACCTTGCCCGTCTCAGACGTGAGATAGGTCTTGGTCATCACCGAGTCTCTGTCCTTGCGTGAGACCTCGGCGAGCAATCGCTCAAACTCCTCGATGTAGCGGTTCACCGTATCCCTGAATTCCGGATCACGACGATACTTCCGGCGGATCTCCTCGAAGGTCTGTTGGCCCTGGAGCGTATACAGCCGGCGGGTGAAAACGTTGCGCTCGCCGCGCTTGTAGCGCTCCCACAGCTCAAGTGCCGCGTCGTGGTCGATCATCCGCGCGATATCGACAGAGATCGAGTCCAGAAGCTCGATCGTATGCCGTGGGGAGCGCTCGCCGCGCTCCTGAGGAGCAGGCGGCGGAGCTTCCGCGAGCTTGGCAGCAACGTCTGCTCCCTTGGGCGTGGTGTCATCGCGCGAGGCACGCACAAGAAGGTCGGACAGCCAGCCACGTGCTCCCGTCTGGTTGGCCTCACGCCCAGGCGTAGGCGTAGGTGCCACCGCCTCGTCCCGGCGGGGCTGGGCCAAGCGCGCGGCCGCGTCCGTGAAACTATCGGCGACGGCTGCAGCCGAGGACCGCGTCTGCGCGGCTGGTGGCGGAGCACCTGTGCGAGGGCCTGTGGCTTCGGGTGGTGGAGGAGCGTTACGGCGGGCGGGCGCTTCCATCCGAGGGGCGACATCACCCCGCTGGCTCGTGCGAGGCTCTGCCACGTCGAGCGACCGGCCCTGGCGGGACACGATGTCGGTCAATTCGTTGAGCGCCTTGATCTGATCGGCCACCACACGCCGCATCGCGGTGGCGCTCTCCTGCGTTTCTCGCGGAAGTTCGACCATGCCGCGCTGCAACTCGCGGCGCGTCGCCTCGAGTTCCTGGCGGATCTCGCCAGATACGGACCGCATGTCATCCGCGATGCCATGGAAGCGTTCGGTCGCCTTGCCGAGGCCTTCGCCCATCTCCTTGAGGACCTGTTCGTAGGCTTTGCGCAGCGCCGCGGCGGTCTGCTCGCGCTCGTGATCGGTCGTCGCACGGATCTGGTTGAATTGTTCGGTGAGCGCTTGTGTCGTCGACTCAGCGTTGCTGGCCAGGAGCGCTCCGATCTGGCGAGCCTTCTTCTGTGCATCCTCCAGGGAATCGACCAACAGGGCGTTGAACGAGCCGGTGATCTGCTCGATATCGCCGGTGCGTTCCGCCACGGCGCCGAGCAGGTTCTCCAGGGTGGCGCGGCGTTTCTCGAGGGCAGCCCCGAGCCGGGTTTCCACGCTATCAAGCGTCGAAGCCGCCGTCGCGAGCGCCTGGACGTGATCCGTCGTAAGCTGGGCGACCGATTGACCCTGGGTTGCGAGCTGCTGGGCCAGCGTATTGGCGGTCTGGACAGAGCCGCTCGACACTTCGCGCAACGCTTCCACCTGTGCGCCCACCTCGCTGGTGGCGCGCTGCGCCTCCTGGGTCACGGTGTTCAGCACGCTTTCAAGCTCGCGCACGCGCTGGCCGAGCCCTTCCTCGACGCTTGTGAGATTGGTGCTGGCACCCGCCGTCAACTGCTGCAGGAGCTGGTTGGCCTCCGACAAGCGGCCAAGCACGCCATTCAGCTCGCCACGGAGGCGATCGTTGGTCGCGACCAGAGCCTCGATGGACTGGCTCGTACCCGCGTCGATAGCCTGACGCAGGCCTTCGCTCGACGCCGCAAAGAGTTCCGTCATGTGTTCGCTGCGCTCGCGAACGGCGTCGGCCACGGACAGGCCCCGGGCTTCCAGCGTCCGGACCACGGCCTCTCCGATGGAGGCGAGCTCCCGGGCGATCGCTTCGCCCTGGTTGCCGAGGTTCGTGACGAGGCTGGTGCCCTTCTCGCCGAACAACAATGACAGTTCAGCCATACGATTGCCCAAGCTCGAGTCGATGGCTTCCGACCGCAGCGTCAGCTCTTCACTGAGGCGGCGGCCCCGCTCGTCCAGGGTTGTCGACACGGAATCGAGGCGGTCAACGACGCGCTCCTCGAAGCGAGCAACACGCTGGTCGAGCGTGGAGGCGATCTCCAGAGCACGGCCGCCGAGCGTCTGGTTGATCTCTTCCGCCTTGCGCGAAAGGATCTCCGTAAGGGCCTCGCTCTTCCCGGAAACCATGCTGCCGATCTCGTCGGCCTTGGTTTCCAGGGCATTGGTCACCTCACGCCCACCTTCTGCGAGGACGCGGGCGATACCGCTGGTATGGCGGATCAGTGCCTCGCTCAAGGCGTTGGCGCGCGCGCCGAGGCCTTCGTCGATGCCGGTGATGAGGGTGTCGAGATTCTTTGCAATCTCGCCGCTCTTCGCCGCTGACCGCTGCTCGATCGCAGTGATCTGCTGCTCCATGACTTCGGCCGCGGCACGGCTGCGCTCGATGAGCGCGTTACCGAGCTCTTCACCGTGGGTGGCGAACAGGTCGCGCACAGCGGTGAGCTGCGCCTCGACCACCTCGGTGAAGCGGCCGGTATCGCTCGCGATGCGGTCCACCAGCGTGCTGCCGTGGATGACGACGGTTTCCTGCAACGTTCCGATGTGGTTCGTCAGCGTCGTATCGAGCTTCTGACCCTGGGTTTCCATCAGTTCCTGCAAGCTGCCGATGCGCATGCCCAAGGTCGCGATAAGCTCCTGCCCGCCCGTATTGACGAGGTTCTCGAAACTCGCAAGGCGTGACGCGAGAGCGAAGTCGAGCGAGCGCGAACGCGTGTCGACCACGTCTTCGAAACCGGCGATGCGTTCGCCAATGACGGTGTCGAGCTGCCGCCCGCCCGAGACCACCGTGTCCGTGAAGGCCGCAAGCCTGCTCTCGAGCGTTGAATTAAGGCGATCGTTGCCGCTTTCCAGGCTCGTTTCGAGCACGGTCAAGCGGTCATCGAGCGCTGCGGTCAGGCGGCCGGCGCCGCTCTCAACCGACGTCTCGAGTGCCGCCAGGCGCGCGTCCAGCGCAGTGGTGATGCGTCCTGTGCCGCTCTCGACCGTTGTCTCGAAGGCGGAAAGGCGCTGTTGCAGAAGCTGGAGCAGCTGGCCGCCGCCGTTCTTGACGCTGTTGTCGAATGCTGCAAGCCGGCCCTCGACGGTCGTGGCAAGATGCTCGCCTCCATCTGCCAGCGTCTTGGCGAAAACGGCGATGCGCTCGTCGAGTGCGGTGGCGAGATCGCTGCTCCCGTTCTTGATGCTTCCGTCGAAGGCTGAGAGACGTTCGTCCAGTGTGGACGCAAGGTGAGAACTCCCCGCCTCGATCCCCTCGATGAAAGTCGAGATCCGCTCGTCGATGGTGCTCGTGAGCGCGCCACTGCCATCCTTGATGTGGCTGCTGAGCAGAGATAGGCGCTCGTCAAACGTGCTGGCGAGCTTCTCGCTGCCATCGCTGAGCGTGGCGCCAAAGGTGGCGAGGCGGCTATCGAGCGTGGATGCAAGCTCGTTGTTGCCGGTCTCGACAAGGTCGCCAAAGGCTTGCAGCCGACCATCCAGCGCCGCTGCGAGCTTGTCGCCGCCGCCGTGGATCGTGGTGCTGAAAGCTGCAAGTCGTCCGTCGAGCGCTTCCGCCAGACGGTCGGTGCCATCCTCGATGCGGCTGTTGAAGGTCTGCAGACGGTCGTCGAGCGTGGACGTGAGCTTCTGGCTGCCCTCCTCGACATGACTACCGAACGCGGCAAGCCGGCTATCGAGAGTTGCAGCGAGCTTTTCGCTACCCTGGTCAACCGAGGTGTCCAGCGCGGCGAGCCTCTCGTCCAGGGTCAGCGCGAGCTTGCTGCTGCCGCCCTCGATCCGGTTGCTGAAGACCGTTAGTCTGTCATCAAGGGTCGCAACAAGGCGCGTGCTGCCCTTGCCGATGGTATCGCCAAAGGCGGCCAGACGTGTGTCGAGGGTATCGGCAAGACGGGTCGTGCCCTCTTCGACGTGGCTGTTGAACGTCGCGAGGCGACCATCGAGTGCTTCAACGAGGCGCGTGCTGCCATCGCCGATTGCGTCGCCGAAGACGGCCAGACGCGTGTCGAGGGTATCCGCGAGGCGGGTGGCGCCATCCTCGACGTGGCTGTTGAACGTGGCGAGGCGACCATCGAGCGCCTCAACAAGGCGCGTGCTGCCATCGCCGATCGCATCACCGAAGACGGCCAGACGCGTGTCGAGCGCCTCGGCGAGGCGGGTGGCGCCGTGCTCGATGCGGCTGTTGAAGGTGCCGAGTCTTGCATCAATGGTTGTTGCAAGCTGTTGGCTGCCGGTGTCAATCGCCGCGCTGAAGGAGGCGAGGCGTCCATCAAGCGTAGCAGCGAGCTGTTGGCTCGTCCCGTTGATCTGATCGCCAAAGGTGGACAGGTGTTCGTGGAGGGTGGCCGCGAGCTGTGCGCTTCCGGAGCTGATGCCGGAATTGAGCGCGGCAAGCCGCTCGTCAAGGGTGGAGGCGAGCTGGCTGCCGCCCTCGTTGACGCTGGCGCTGAGCGCAGCCAGGCGTCCGTCGAGCGTCGCGGCGAGGCGAGCGCCCCCTTCGTTGATACCACCGTTGAGCGCGGCGAGGCGTTCGTCGAGCGCATTGGCGAGCTGCTTGCTGCCTTCGTCGAGACGCAGCCCGAATGCGGCCAGGCGCTCGTCGAGCGAGGCAGTGATCTGCTGGCCGCCGGTATTGATGCTCGTGTTCAGGGCGTTCAGGCGGCCTTCGAGCGTTGCGGACAGATGCTGCGTGCCGGCCTGGACGCTCTTGATGAAGGTGGTGATGCGGCCGTCCAAGGTGGTGGAGAGCTGCTGCCCCCCCTCGGCGATGCTGGCCTTCAGCGTATCGATGCGTCCAGACAGCGCCTGGGCCAGTTGCTCACCGCCGGTCTGCAAGGCGTTGGATAGCGCCGTCAACTGCTCCTCGATTGTGGAGGCCAGCTGTCCGCTGCCGTCCTGGACGCCGGACTGGAACGCCGCAAGCCGGCTATCAAGGGCCGCGGTCAAGTTGCCACCGCCAGTTGCGATGCTTGCCTCGAAGGCCGCAAGCCTGCCCTCGAGCGAGGATGCGAGCTTACCCCCGCCAGCTTCGATGCTCTGCTCGAAGGCGGCGAGACGTTGCAGCAGGGTCTCGTCCAGGTTGCGGCTACGCTCGTTGATCGTGCGTGCAAGCGTTTCCGCGTTGCGGGCAAGCGTGTCGTTGACGCGCGAGCCCTGCGCCGCGACGGCCAGCACGATCTCATTGCCGGTGCCGCTGAGCAGTTCCTGCGCTTCCGTCGTCTGGTTGGTGATGGCCGTTTTGAACTCGGCCGTCCGATTCACGAAATCTTCTGCGAAACGCTTGGCGCTGGCTTCGAAGGCGCCCTGGGCGCCGCTTGCCTGCTCGCCGATCAGTTTAGCGACCCTGTCGCCCGTGGCAGACAGCGTCTCTTCAAGCGTGCGGCCGTTCGTCTCGATGGTGTCATGGATGCGATCGCCGGTCGAAGCGAGGCGATCCGCCAGATTGCCGCCGCGTTCGACGATCGTTTCGGTGACGCCACGGCCGACCTCCTCGATCCGCTCCGTCACTTCCGTGCCGCGCAATACAATGGTGCTCGCGACTTTCTGGCCGGCGACCGAGATGGTCTCGTTGAGTTCGCTGCCCTGCTGGGAAATGGTCGTCGCAACACCCGCGCCCACTTCCTCGATGCGGCGGCTGACCTCCGCGCCACGCTCGCCCAAGGTCGCGCCAAGCGCCTCGCCCGTGGTCCTCAGCGTCTCGTTCACTTCGCTCGCCTTGCGCGCGATGCTGTCGGCGATTTCGGAGCCGGTTGCGGCGAGCTTCCGCGTAACTTCGACGGAGCTTTCCTGGAGCCCAGCATTGAGCTTGTGCCCGGTCTGCTCGATGGTCTGCGAGATTTCCAGCCCCTTCTTGTCGAGAAGGGCCGTGACCTCGTTGCTCGCGTTGGCGAGGCGCACGTTCACGCTCTCGGCCGTGGCGCTGAGACGGTCGACGAGGCCCGTTCCGCGGCTCTGCATCTCGTTCAGCATGCGATCGCTGATCTGGTCCAGCGTCTGGGCCATCTGCTCGCCCTTGAAGCCGAGGGACTCGGCGGCCTTCGTACCCGCCGTCGTCACAGCTTCCACGAGATTGCGGCCCGCCGTCTCAAGCTCCTGGGTGAGATTTTCATGGGCGCCTGTGATCGAGCCACGCACGCGGTCCGCGTTCGCGACGATCGCCTCGCGCTGCGCGACCAGTTCGTCGATCAACGTGCGGATACGGATCTCGTTGCCCTGATAAGCGCGTTCGAGTGTCGAGATCTCGCTGCGGACGAGTGTCTCCAGTTCGCCGGCGCGGGCAAGCGCGCGCTCGACGCCGTCACCGATGGCGGCGACCTCACGCCTAACCGCCTGCGACAAATTGACCACAGCCTCCGATGCCAGAGTTTCCGGCTGTGCGAGACGGACGGCCACGCCTGTCATGGCGCGCGCGACATGCCGCATTTCCTGCGTCCGCAGGCTCAGAATGGCCAACACGAAGAACAGGAGGACAGGACCAATGAGCAACACGCCCATAAGGCCCCAGTCAGTCGGGGCGAGCGTCGTGAGCACAGTCTGCACGCCATTGGCAGAGATGCCGTAGCGCGCGTTGAGGAAGGCGCCCATGGCGACGAGCCAGCACAGCGACGCCAAAGCCGCGAACCAGAGTGGCTCCCGCGAAGGCTTCTGCTGCAGGGTCTGGAGCAAGGCGCCGACGGACTGGCGATCGTCGTTGGCGACGCGGGACGGATCAGGCGCGATGACGGCAGCGGGGCGAGGGGGATCAATATGGTTCGGTCCGGGGCGGGCCGGCTCTGCGGGCGTGGATTCCCGGCGTTTGCCCGCGAACATGTCGTCGTCGCGCGTGTCAGGTAACCGCGCGTCCTTGGTGTCCTTGGCATCGGCGGTCTTCGCCTGGGAGCCCGGCGCCTGCATGTCCGCCACATTGAGCGTCAACGCCTGTTCCAGCGCCGACAGTGCTTCCTGCGTCGGATCAACGAGTTTATTTTCTTTGGCCATGTCGCCGCCTCGCATCGCCCCCAATTCCATGCGGCGATCAGGGTGCCTCCTCCCCGACCTTGCTGAACGTGGCCGCCGCTATCGGCAAACATTCAGCAAATACCGCCGTTTACCATGAGAGCTTAACCCCCCGCCGCCGCAATTGAAACCCGAGGCAAGAGGCAATTGAGAGTTTCGTTAACGGCTTTTTTACCCCTTTTGGCACTCTCGATCCACGCCGCTGTCGATCACCGTAGAGGTTGCGAAGAATGTTGATGGAGCGGCGATAGCGCTGCATGGTGCCCCAGTCGGTGTGCAATATCTGCACGAACAATGAGCGTGTGATGAGTGAGCGATTCGGAGAGGCCTCTCCGGCCAAAGATGCTGTGGATATTGACGCGGCCTACCTCGATCAGCAGACGGGAGGTGATAGCGAACTCGCATGCGAAATCATCGGCCTTTTCCGCGACCAGCTCCGGCAGCAACACGCCGTCATCACCGGTGAGGGCGACCTTCGTGCGCGGAGTGATGCCGCCCACACCTTGAAGGGCTCTTCCCGTGCGATCGGGGCGTGGAAGCTGGCAGCCATCGTTCAGGACATCGAAGATGCACTGGCGGATCCGGCAACGCCGGAGCTGAAGATTCTCTTCCGACGGTTCGATGCGGCCATCACGGCTGCGGACACTGCGATGCAGGATATCCTTGCCCGCGCGATCTGACTGCGCGGCCTCGCCGGCCTTCACCTTTTCTCGTCTTGCGTGCCGAAGGACAGATTATGACAGCCGTGACTTTCGTGGATGCCGCCGGGACGGCAAGGACCGTTGAGGCGGAAGTCGGCTCCACGGTAATGGAGACAGCCATCCGCAACGGGGTGCCCGGCATCGATGCCGAATGTGGCGGGGCCTGCGCCTGCGCGACGTGCCACGTTTACGTCGAGGAGACCTGGTGGGATCGGGTGGGGCCCCCGGAGGGCATGGAGGAGGACATGCTCGACTTCGCCTCCGATGTGCAGCCACGGTCACGTCTGTCGTGTCAGATCAGGGTCACTCCCGATCTCGACGGCCTCGTTGTCCACACGCCTCCCCGCCAAGGGTAAAGGCACCTTTCGCGATGGGCTTTATTGTTGCTGTTTGTCGGCATCCATCGGATATCGTCACCCATCTGGTCAAAATGCAGATACGGTGTTTCGCCGAGAGATTTTCGTGCCCTGGCGTGTCCAGGGCAAGGGTTGCCGGTCGATAGTCCGGGCGATGGAGCCGCGGCCGGGTCACAGTGACGGAGGCAATGAATGTACAAGAATATTCTGGTGCCGATCGACATCTCCGATGCCGGCTTCTCGCGCCATTCCATCGACAAGGCGGTGGCCTTCGCCAGTGCAACGGCTGGATCGGTGCGCCTTATCTATGTCAGGTCGATCCTGCCCGTGACCTTCATGGAGTTCGTTCCGCCGGACTTCGACACGGAACAGCAGGAGACCGCCGAGAACGATCTTGCGGCGCTCGCAAAGTCGATCGTGGCGCCGGAAATCGCGGTCAGCCACGTGGTGCGCTTGGGCTCTATCTATAATGAGGTGCTGCAGGAAGCCGAGGACATGAAGGCGGATCTCATCATCGTCGGCTCGCACAAGCCGGCGATGTCGACTTATCTGCTCGGATCAAACGCTGCGACCATCGTTCGCCACGCCACCTGCTCGGTG
This portion of the Chelatococcus sp. YT9 genome encodes:
- a CDS encoding Hpt domain-containing protein, with the translated sequence MSERFGEASPAKDAVDIDAAYLDQQTGGDSELACEIIGLFRDQLRQQHAVITGEGDLRARSDAAHTLKGSSRAIGAWKLAAIVQDIEDALADPATPELKILFRRFDAAITAADTAMQDILARAI
- a CDS encoding 2Fe-2S iron-sulfur cluster-binding protein yields the protein MTAVTFVDAAGTARTVEAEVGSTVMETAIRNGVPGIDAECGGACACATCHVYVEETWWDRVGPPEGMEEDMLDFASDVQPRSRLSCQIRVTPDLDGLVVHTPPRQG
- a CDS encoding universal stress protein is translated as MYKNILVPIDISDAGFSRHSIDKAVAFASATAGSVRLIYVRSILPVTFMEFVPPDFDTEQQETAENDLAALAKSIVAPEIAVSHVVRLGSIYNEVLQEAEDMKADLIIVGSHKPAMSTYLLGSNAATIVRHATCSVLVVRE